In Neorhizobium sp. NCHU2750, a single genomic region encodes these proteins:
- a CDS encoding dienelactone hydrolase family protein, translating to MDRKPPTITQAMINAYDDYTHLHLDRRRFMERLTALAGSGAAAAAIAPLLAADGARAEMVPETDDRLATSDVTFAGTKGATMKAYLVRPRLATGPLGSVIVIHENRGLNGHIRDVARRMALEGFNALAVDFLSPLGGTPADEDKARDMFSTLDPVETAANGEAARAWLAKHEGANGKVGAVGFCWGGGLVNRMAVNSPELNAGVAYYGQQPPATDVPKIKAPLMLHYGGLDERINAGIPAFRQALENNGKTFDIFVYEGANHAFNNDNSAARYDKAAADLAWGRTVGFFRKYLL from the coding sequence ATGGACAGGAAACCCCCAACGATCACCCAGGCGATGATCAACGCCTATGACGACTACACCCATCTGCATCTCGACCGCCGCCGGTTCATGGAGCGCCTGACTGCGCTTGCCGGTTCGGGAGCGGCGGCCGCCGCCATCGCACCGCTTCTCGCCGCCGATGGTGCCAGGGCGGAAATGGTGCCGGAGACCGATGACAGGCTGGCCACCAGCGACGTCACCTTTGCAGGCACCAAGGGCGCGACGATGAAGGCCTATCTGGTTCGCCCCAGATTGGCGACAGGCCCGCTCGGCTCGGTCATCGTCATTCACGAGAACCGCGGTCTCAACGGTCATATCCGCGATGTGGCCCGCCGCATGGCGCTGGAAGGCTTCAACGCGCTGGCAGTCGATTTCCTCTCGCCGCTCGGCGGCACACCCGCCGATGAAGACAAAGCGCGCGACATGTTTTCCACGCTCGATCCGGTCGAAACCGCCGCCAATGGCGAAGCGGCCCGCGCCTGGCTCGCCAAGCATGAAGGGGCGAATGGCAAGGTCGGGGCCGTCGGCTTCTGCTGGGGCGGCGGCCTCGTCAACCGCATGGCGGTCAACTCGCCGGAACTCAATGCCGGCGTCGCCTATTACGGCCAGCAGCCTCCGGCTACCGATGTGCCGAAGATCAAGGCGCCGCTGATGCTGCATTACGGCGGTCTCGACGAGCGCATCAATGCCGGCATCCCGGCCTTCCGTCAGGCGCTGGAAAACAACGGCAAGACCTTCGACATCTTCGTCTACGAAGGCGCCAACCACGCCTTCAACAACGATAACTCGGCGGCGCGCTACGACAAGGCCGCGGCTGATCTCGCCTGGGGCCGCACGGTCGGCTTCTTCAGGAAATATCTGCTGTAG
- a CDS encoding hydrogen peroxide-inducible genes activator: MLTLRQMRYFEALATTRHFGKAAEMVHVSQPALSTQIMELEDHLGAQLVERSRAGVLLTAKGEEVLSRIRVILSAVDDLEETARRKSGVLAGPIRIGIIPTVAPYLVPKLIPYLRQAYPAIEIELKEAVTDRLAAELSDGRLDAVIAALPVEADNFATKALFADRFYMAMAKNDREVLTSPMTENQVDAERLLLLEEGHCLRDQALAVCGTADRRSLVNFGATSMATLLQMVSHDMGMTLIPEMAVASETVRNNLRIVPFAEPAPSREIGLIWRKSSGRTEDMAALAQAVVACVPTVAGTTDATERMAKPTTTADIS, encoded by the coding sequence ATGCTCACTCTGCGCCAGATGCGCTATTTCGAGGCGCTGGCGACGACGCGGCATTTCGGCAAAGCGGCCGAGATGGTGCATGTCAGCCAGCCGGCGCTCTCGACCCAGATAATGGAACTGGAAGATCATCTCGGGGCGCAACTGGTGGAGCGTAGCCGCGCGGGCGTGCTGTTGACCGCCAAGGGCGAGGAAGTGCTGTCGCGCATCCGCGTCATCCTTAGCGCGGTGGACGACCTGGAGGAGACGGCACGGCGCAAGAGCGGCGTGCTGGCCGGGCCGATCCGCATTGGCATCATTCCGACGGTGGCGCCCTATCTGGTGCCGAAGCTGATCCCCTATCTGCGCCAAGCCTATCCGGCCATCGAGATCGAGTTGAAGGAGGCCGTGACCGACAGGCTTGCGGCCGAGCTTTCCGACGGGCGGCTCGATGCGGTCATCGCGGCGCTGCCGGTGGAGGCGGATAATTTTGCCACCAAAGCGCTGTTTGCCGACCGGTTCTACATGGCGATGGCGAAGAACGACCGCGAGGTGCTGACCTCGCCGATGACGGAAAACCAGGTGGATGCCGAACGGCTGCTGCTGCTCGAAGAGGGCCATTGCCTGCGCGACCAGGCGCTTGCCGTCTGCGGCACGGCGGACAGGCGCAGCCTCGTCAATTTCGGCGCCACGTCGATGGCGACGCTGTTGCAGATGGTCTCCCACGACATGGGGATGACGCTGATCCCGGAAATGGCGGTCGCCTCGGAAACGGTGCGCAACAATCTCCGGATCGTGCCCTTTGCCGAGCCCGCCCCCTCCCGCGAGATCGGGCTGATCTGGCGCAAGTCCAGCGGCCGGACGGAGGACATGGCAGCGCTGGCACAGGCGGTGGTCGCCTGCGTGCCGACCGTGGCCGGCACGACAGACGCGACTGAGCGCATGGCCAAGCCAACGACTACAGCAGATATTTCCTGA
- a CDS encoding type II toxin-antitoxin system RelE/ParE family toxin, with protein MSKRAVRLSIRAERWLLSYIADLAEQNPQAARDILVRLDRVKDLLADFPRMTEEGLIPDTRRVVMRPLILTIRLRADILEIVAIRHERQKPESGENNAGDP; from the coding sequence ATGAGCAAACGAGCGGTCCGACTTTCGATCAGGGCCGAACGATGGCTCCTCAGCTATATTGCCGATCTCGCCGAACAGAACCCGCAGGCTGCTCGCGATATTCTTGTGCGGCTTGATAGGGTCAAAGACCTTCTCGCAGACTTTCCGAGGATGACGGAGGAAGGCCTCATTCCCGATACACGACGTGTTGTCATGCGCCCGTTGATTCTGACGATACGTCTGCGTGCAGACATTCTCGAAATCGTGGCCATTCGTCATGAACGACAGAAACCGGAAAGCGGCGAAAATAATGCCGGCGATCCATAG
- a CDS encoding ribbon-helix-helix protein, CopG family, whose protein sequence is MSEDKLQISVSLPADLVGRADEIAALVHRDRNWVLQRALERYLADEGTDLREEAAGIAELDNGHSSDLDSVLKKAADVIDRAEARKASRAG, encoded by the coding sequence GTGAGCGAAGACAAGCTGCAGATTTCCGTATCCCTCCCCGCCGATCTCGTCGGTCGGGCCGACGAGATTGCGGCTCTCGTTCATCGCGATCGCAATTGGGTGCTGCAACGCGCACTGGAGCGCTATCTGGCGGATGAAGGCACAGACCTGCGTGAGGAAGCCGCCGGGATCGCCGAACTCGATAATGGCCACTCCAGCGATCTGGACTCGGTGCTGAAAAAAGCTGCCGACGTTATCGATCGCGCCGAGGCCCGCAAGGCAAGTCGCGCAGGATGA
- a CDS encoding LysR substrate-binding domain-containing protein, translating into MSAPLDIDQLHTFIAIIDTGSFTKAADRVFKTQSAVSMQMRRLEERIGKQLFAKDGRGNRLTAEGEKLMNYARRIIRLNNEAIAAFDDNRLEGTIRIGTPDDYADRYMPEIIGRFAKTHPNVELYIVCEPSMSLGEKMARGELDIALVTHNPRQRISDVVRTEPLCWVASANHPLKDDAPVPLALGRRDCLWRQLACSALDADGREYQVLFTSWSATVVAAAVMTGMAVSVLPESALRPGMRVLTAADGFPPLPPVQIGLMKRPGLSPSLMNAITDHITACLDNISPAAVPDDLDGEVKSFRQVRARSGQAMTGW; encoded by the coding sequence ATGTCCGCACCGCTCGATATCGACCAGCTGCATACGTTCATCGCCATCATCGACACAGGCAGCTTCACCAAGGCGGCCGACCGGGTGTTCAAGACCCAATCGGCCGTTTCGATGCAGATGCGGCGGCTGGAAGAGCGCATCGGCAAGCAGCTTTTCGCCAAGGACGGGCGCGGCAACCGGCTTACGGCCGAGGGCGAGAAGCTGATGAACTATGCCCGCCGGATCATCAGGCTGAACAACGAGGCGATCGCCGCCTTCGACGACAACCGGCTGGAAGGCACGATCCGGATCGGCACGCCGGACGATTATGCCGATCGCTACATGCCGGAAATCATCGGCCGGTTTGCCAAGACGCATCCGAATGTCGAACTCTATATCGTCTGCGAGCCGTCGATGAGCCTCGGCGAGAAGATGGCGCGCGGCGAACTCGACATCGCGCTCGTCACCCACAATCCACGCCAGCGCATTTCCGACGTGGTACGCACCGAGCCGCTCTGCTGGGTGGCCTCCGCCAACCATCCGCTGAAGGACGACGCGCCGGTGCCGCTGGCACTTGGGCGGCGCGACTGTCTTTGGCGGCAGCTTGCCTGCTCGGCGCTCGATGCCGACGGGCGCGAATATCAGGTCCTGTTCACCAGCTGGTCGGCGACCGTGGTCGCGGCTGCCGTCATGACCGGCATGGCCGTTTCCGTGCTGCCCGAATCGGCTCTGAGGCCCGGCATGCGGGTGCTGACGGCGGCCGACGGCTTTCCTCCCCTGCCGCCGGTGCAGATCGGCCTGATGAAGCGGCCGGGACTTTCGCCGTCACTGATGAACGCGATCACCGACCACATCACCGCCTGCCTCGACAACATTTCTCCCGCTGCGGTGCCAGACGATCTCGACGGCGAGGTGAAGAGTTTCCGCCAGGTGCGGGCACGCTCGGGCCAGGCGATGACGGGGTGGTGA
- a CDS encoding DUF1127 domain-containing protein — MSTTECGEELHLAKTPAIAPAGLRLTTGNSVLVRLAYAWRAIRNRIAASPLSDFDDRMLDDIGLSRRDVVAALDHSGALDDPSLLLARAARERARTRFAKPPVR, encoded by the coding sequence ATGAGCACGACCGAATGCGGAGAAGAACTCCATCTTGCAAAGACCCCCGCAATTGCGCCCGCAGGCCTCCGCCTGACGACCGGCAATAGCGTGCTGGTGCGCCTTGCATATGCATGGCGTGCGATCCGCAATCGCATCGCTGCAAGTCCGCTGTCCGATTTCGATGATCGGATGCTCGACGATATCGGACTTAGCCGCCGTGATGTCGTCGCAGCGCTCGATCATTCCGGCGCCCTGGACGACCCGTCGTTGCTTCTGGCAAGGGCGGCTCGCGAGCGCGCCCGCACGCGGTTTGCCAAACCGCCAGTTCGCTGA